One region of Olleya sp. Hel_I_94 genomic DNA includes:
- a CDS encoding GTPase: MTTLVFVYNAKSGFKNLALDIAHKLFSPKTYACNLCALTFNTFTENTIWKDFRNRTPLDIEFLHSDAFEAKFKAKNFSYPIILSKTNNTLQPFLSSKAIASLTSVEELILTIESKSCDRLR; the protein is encoded by the coding sequence ATGACTACACTAGTATTTGTTTATAATGCCAAATCAGGTTTTAAAAACCTAGCACTAGATATTGCGCATAAATTATTTAGCCCTAAAACTTACGCTTGTAATTTATGCGCTTTAACGTTTAATACCTTTACAGAAAACACAATTTGGAAAGATTTTAGAAACAGAACTCCTTTAGATATTGAATTTTTACATAGTGATGCGTTTGAAGCAAAATTTAAAGCTAAAAATTTTAGTTATCCAATTATATTATCCAAAACCAATAACACGTTACAACCCTTTTTGTCAAGCAAAGCTATTGCGTCCTTAACATCTGTGGAAGAACTAATTCTTACCATTGAGTCTAAGTCTTGCGATAGGTTGCGTTAG
- a CDS encoding type IX secretion system membrane protein PorP/SprF, with protein sequence MRLKNIFLIAIVALFGTQFSKAQEGLPIYSDYLTDNYYLIHPSMAGAANCAKLRVTGRQQWFGDDDAPKLITASVNGRIGDSQSGIGAIVYSDKNGYHSQTGAYFTYAHHLMFSRSTTDLNQLSFGLSVGAIQYKLDETSFLADGFDPIIAGIEQSATNFNVDFGFSYFLYDFYAHATVKNLLKNDGINFNEQGISYDNLRTYLVSVGNTFGSYGSEWSFEPSAMFMYRDATEEASFDLNIKAYKSVDFGKVWGGLSYRRSLDGAEFRDGSGVSSQKLQYITPILGVEVNNFVFAYNYSYQANSVVFNNGGFHQLTLGFNFNCGKERYSCNCPAIN encoded by the coding sequence ATGAGATTAAAAAACATATTTTTAATAGCAATTGTTGCTTTATTTGGCACTCAATTTTCAAAAGCCCAAGAGGGATTACCAATCTACTCAGATTATTTAACTGATAACTACTACTTGATTCACCCATCTATGGCTGGTGCAGCAAATTGCGCTAAACTTAGGGTTACAGGAAGACAGCAGTGGTTTGGAGATGATGATGCTCCAAAGTTAATTACTGCTAGTGTAAATGGTAGAATTGGAGACTCGCAATCTGGTATTGGAGCTATTGTGTATAGTGATAAAAATGGATACCACTCTCAAACTGGTGCTTATTTTACTTACGCACACCATTTAATGTTTTCAAGAAGTACTACTGACCTAAACCAATTATCTTTTGGTTTAAGTGTTGGAGCGATACAATATAAGTTAGATGAAACTAGCTTTTTAGCTGATGGATTTGATCCTATTATTGCTGGAATAGAGCAGTCTGCTACTAATTTTAATGTAGACTTTGGTTTTTCTTACTTCTTATATGATTTTTATGCACACGCAACAGTAAAAAACTTACTGAAAAATGATGGTATTAATTTTAATGAGCAAGGTATAAGCTATGACAATTTAAGAACTTACTTAGTATCTGTAGGAAATACCTTTGGAAGCTATGGTAGCGAATGGAGTTTTGAGCCTTCTGCTATGTTTATGTATAGAGATGCTACAGAGGAAGCATCCTTTGACCTTAACATAAAAGCATACAAATCCGTGGACTTTGGTAAGGTTTGGGGAGGATTATCTTACAGACGATCTTTAGATGGTGCAGAATTTAGAGATGGATCTGGAGTAAGTAGCCAAAAACTACAATATATTACACCAATATTAGGTGTGGAAGTAAACAACTTTGTGTTTGCTTACAACTATAGCTACCAAGCAAACTCTGTAGTATTTAATAATGGTGGATTCCACCAATTAACATTAGGGTTTAACTTTAACTGTGGTAAAGAAAGATACAGTTGTAATTGTCCTGCAATTAACTAA
- a CDS encoding SIMPL domain-containing protein (The SIMPL domain is named for its presence in mouse protein SIMPL (signalling molecule that associates with mouse pelle-like kinase). Bacterial member BP26, from Brucella, was shown to assemble into a channel-like structure, while YggE from E. coli has been associated with resistance to oxidative stress.), giving the protein MKYSKLFALFTLLSINIQAQHMGNLNQGISRQNITSGNAIAYGNSLRQVTPNLNPNSTIIIDVRALQNVKATTYTAIFNVTQIGETAEITNTLLNDRIANIKTELTSIGILEKDIAIDVISFVPVYEVEVTKKLFSKTYTEVPKGFELQQNIHIQFTKTQQFEKILTACAKNEIYNLVKVDYYIENIADVYKNLQTKLLNLITEKKEYYNLLGFKLENYNAVMADQKYCYFPKDFYQNYQAFNSISFQALKQDKGVTEVKKQTSYYYQPLSYENYDIVINPSILEPVVQIGMEIKLHFKPKPAEQKQDPIVKTEIKHKYFVISPDGTIDVKELNTNH; this is encoded by the coding sequence ATGAAATATTCAAAATTATTTGCCCTATTCACTTTACTATCTATTAACATCCAAGCACAACACATGGGAAATCTTAATCAAGGCATTTCCAGACAAAATATAACTAGCGGAAATGCTATTGCTTATGGTAACTCACTTAGACAAGTTACACCTAATTTAAATCCTAACAGTACTATTATAATTGACGTTAGAGCGTTGCAAAATGTAAAAGCAACTACCTACACTGCTATTTTTAATGTTACTCAAATTGGAGAAACTGCTGAAATCACTAATACCCTTTTAAATGATCGTATTGCAAATATCAAAACAGAGTTAACGTCAATTGGAATTTTAGAAAAGGATATTGCTATTGACGTGATATCGTTTGTTCCTGTTTATGAGGTAGAGGTCACTAAAAAGCTATTTAGCAAAACGTATACTGAAGTCCCTAAAGGATTTGAGCTGCAACAAAACATACACATCCAATTTACTAAGACACAACAATTTGAAAAAATTCTTACTGCTTGTGCTAAAAATGAAATTTATAACTTGGTAAAAGTGGATTATTATATTGAAAACATTGCTGATGTGTATAAGAATCTACAAACTAAACTTTTAAATTTAATTACCGAAAAAAAAGAATATTACAATCTACTAGGTTTTAAATTAGAAAACTATAATGCTGTCATGGCTGATCAAAAATATTGTTACTTCCCAAAAGATTTTTATCAAAATTATCAGGCATTTAACAGCATATCTTTCCAAGCTTTAAAACAGGATAAAGGTGTTACTGAAGTAAAAAAACAAACCTCATATTACTACCAACCTTTGTCTTACGAGAACTATGATATTGTAATTAATCCTTCAATATTAGAGCCTGTTGTACAAATTGGTATGGAAATAAAACTACATTTTAAACCAAAACCAGCTGAGCAAAAACAAGACCCTATTGTTAAAACAGAAATCAAACATAAATACTTTGTTATATCACCTGACGGAACCATTGACGTTAAAGAGTTAAATACTAACCACTAA
- a CDS encoding gamma carbonic anhydrase family protein, with the protein MPIIKPVNGKAPQITADCYIAENATIVGDVQIGKQCSIWFNAVLRGDVNYIKLGDKVNVQDGAVVHCTYQKYPTIIGNNVSIGHNAIVHGCTIHDNVLIGMGSIVMDNCVVESNSIVAAGAVVTQNTIVQSGSIYAGVPAKKVKDISEELIHGEINRIADNYVKYSGWFKE; encoded by the coding sequence ATGCCAATAATAAAACCAGTAAATGGTAAAGCACCACAAATTACAGCAGACTGTTACATAGCAGAAAACGCTACCATAGTAGGAGATGTTCAAATAGGCAAACAATGCAGCATTTGGTTTAATGCAGTGCTACGTGGTGACGTAAATTATATAAAATTAGGAGACAAAGTCAATGTCCAAGATGGAGCAGTCGTACATTGTACCTATCAAAAATACCCAACCATAATAGGTAATAATGTATCCATTGGTCACAATGCTATAGTCCATGGATGCACAATTCACGACAACGTGTTAATTGGTATGGGAAGCATCGTAATGGATAATTGCGTAGTAGAAAGTAACAGCATTGTAGCAGCAGGAGCTGTCGTAACCCAAAATACAATAGTCCAATCAGGAAGCATTTATGCAGGTGTGCCAGCAAAAAAAGTGAAAGACATTAGCGAAGAGTTAATACATGGCGAAATAAATCGTATTGCCGATAATTACGTTAAATACTCAGGCTGGTTTAAAGAGTAA
- a CDS encoding histidine kinase has product MKNLRILLTILLCLTAQQIMQAQHQLNKSEEATFTVKGLVREVDTYNPIVDVNIQVNGGSYTSTSLSGEFRINVKIGDEIMISHKDFETIYYTVKSDDDITVEVHALIEDAYVKKIKTKSNTFKSTIDSAVFYKKISAEKSIQFITESIPKSTSVKQNAEAFEVLADIYMYWKQYDLAVTNYRISLNNVNSTDVNLKLAKAYFKNKNHQESLAIYNSLKNSDLSNWQNVIRYEGLGDVYAQINQNSKATQAYTEGLKEATTNQILPKVTDLNSKLGEVYNSEGKKAKAEVLLENSVALAAQENKTREVEQKIKFADFQNVNQSYDQEIKTRKEIIKDIAVIEKDSIIANESNITKQKQNYKIGNAYFLQKEYKEAIPYLEKSIEEADKKEDLIVKKDATKKLTDVYVESGNFSEAKLMFDEYVKTVDQLYIKKEQEISQAARFNKSIAEKQNRITTLETDRKLTLSQVELSEEKNKSQQLIIYSLIGGLFLLAVAAYLMFKYIKQQKLANNLLALKSLRSQMNPHFIFNALNSVNSFIATNDERTANKYLSDFSKLMRAVLENSEEDFIPLQKEIELIELYTKLEHFRFKDKFEYTINIDKTIDIEAYQIPPMLLQPYIENAVWHGLRYKNDMGLLEISITKKQKGVIAITIADNGIGRTKSKSLKTQNQQKHNSKGLGNIKKRVSILNQMYKDKVDVFIDDNGTEGDVGTKVVLTIKKD; this is encoded by the coding sequence ATGAAAAACCTACGCATACTACTAACTATTTTGTTGTGTCTAACAGCACAGCAAATCATGCAAGCGCAACATCAGTTAAATAAATCTGAAGAGGCTACTTTTACTGTAAAAGGGTTAGTTAGAGAGGTGGATACTTATAATCCAATAGTTGATGTTAACATCCAAGTTAATGGAGGATCTTACACTAGTACCAGTTTAAGTGGCGAATTTAGAATTAATGTAAAAATAGGAGATGAGATTATGATTAGTCACAAGGATTTTGAGACTATTTATTACACCGTAAAATCCGATGACGATATAACCGTAGAAGTCCATGCCTTAATCGAGGATGCCTATGTTAAAAAGATAAAAACCAAATCTAATACTTTTAAAAGTACCATTGATTCAGCTGTTTTTTACAAGAAAATTTCAGCAGAAAAAAGTATACAGTTTATAACTGAAAGTATTCCAAAAAGTACATCTGTTAAGCAAAATGCCGAAGCTTTTGAGGTCTTAGCAGACATCTATATGTATTGGAAACAATACGATTTAGCGGTAACAAACTATCGTATAAGTTTAAATAATGTAAACTCAACAGACGTTAATTTAAAATTAGCTAAAGCCTATTTTAAAAACAAAAACCACCAGGAGAGTTTAGCCATTTATAATAGTTTAAAAAATAGCGATTTGTCTAATTGGCAAAACGTAATACGTTACGAAGGATTAGGTGATGTGTATGCTCAAATCAATCAAAACAGTAAAGCAACGCAAGCTTATACAGAAGGATTAAAAGAAGCAACTACTAATCAAATTTTGCCTAAAGTTACAGACTTAAATTCTAAACTAGGAGAGGTTTACAATTCAGAAGGTAAAAAGGCTAAAGCCGAAGTTTTACTAGAAAACTCTGTAGCGCTTGCTGCTCAAGAAAATAAAACAAGAGAGGTAGAACAAAAAATTAAGTTTGCAGATTTTCAAAATGTCAATCAATCTTACGATCAAGAAATTAAAACCAGAAAAGAGATCATTAAAGATATAGCTGTTATTGAAAAAGACTCCATAATAGCTAACGAGAGTAACATAACTAAGCAAAAACAAAACTATAAAATTGGTAATGCGTATTTCCTTCAAAAGGAATATAAAGAAGCCATTCCATACCTAGAAAAAAGTATTGAAGAAGCAGATAAAAAAGAAGATTTAATAGTAAAAAAAGATGCGACTAAAAAACTAACAGATGTGTATGTCGAGTCTGGTAATTTTAGCGAAGCTAAATTAATGTTTGACGAGTATGTGAAAACCGTTGATCAACTATACATTAAAAAAGAGCAAGAAATATCGCAAGCAGCACGATTTAATAAAAGTATAGCCGAAAAGCAAAACCGAATCACAACTCTAGAAACAGACCGAAAGTTAACGCTAAGTCAAGTTGAATTATCTGAAGAAAAAAATAAAAGTCAACAGCTAATAATATACTCATTAATAGGTGGTTTATTCCTGTTGGCAGTAGCAGCTTATTTAATGTTTAAATATATAAAACAACAAAAATTGGCAAACAATTTATTGGCATTAAAGTCTTTACGTAGTCAAATGAATCCACATTTTATTTTCAATGCACTAAACTCGGTAAACAGTTTTATTGCGACTAATGACGAGAGGACTGCAAACAAATACCTATCCGATTTTTCTAAATTAATGCGTGCAGTTTTAGAGAATTCTGAAGAAGATTTTATTCCGCTTCAAAAAGAAATTGAACTTATAGAATTATACACAAAGTTGGAGCATTTCAGGTTTAAGGATAAGTTTGAATACACCATTAATATAGACAAAACTATAGATATCGAAGCCTATCAGATTCCGCCTATGTTACTACAACCCTACATAGAAAATGCAGTATGGCATGGACTACGTTATAAAAATGATATGGGATTGTTAGAAATTTCAATAACCAAAAAACAAAAAGGAGTGATAGCAATAACAATTGCAGATAATGGTATTGGACGTACTAAATCTAAAAGTTTAAAGACCCAAAATCAACAAAAACATAACTCTAAAGGATTAGGAAATATTAAAAAGCGAGTCTCTATTTTAAACCAAATGTATAAAGACAAAGTTGATGTGTTTATAGACGATAATGGAACAGAAGGAGATGTAGGGACAAAAGTAGTATTGACAATCAAAAAAGATTAA
- a CDS encoding GH3 auxin-responsive promoter family protein: MPIPLVNSIASWFLKKRFHQIELFLKYPNEVQQELLFSLLDIAKDTEVGKKHEFASIKNYATFADRVPISTYEDLQDSIERSRQGVNNIFWPKPIKWFAKSSGTTSAKSKFIPVSFDSLEDCHYAASKDLLCMYLNNNEDSQLFTGKSLRLGGSKELYKENGTAFGDLSAILIDNMPFWAEFSSTPSSKVSLMSDWETKMAAIVNETINENVTSLAGVPSWMLVLLNNVLDKTDKTSLFDVWPNLEVYFHGGVSFNPYIEQYRNILPKKDFKYYEIYNASEGFFAIQDQNYSGDLLLMLDYGIFYEFIPMDTFGTKDQKVIPLSEVQLNKNYAVVITTNAGLWRYMIGDTVRFVSISPYRIKVSGRTKHHINVFGEELIIENAEDALKKVCKKTKSEIVDYTAAPIFMDGKEKGAHEWLIEFKTPPKDINYFNELFDNALKSLNSDYEAKRYNNMTLNKPKIHIAREQLFYDWLKQNNKLGGQHKVPRLSNTRQYMDELILLNT, translated from the coding sequence ATGCCAATTCCTCTTGTTAATTCTATTGCTTCATGGTTTTTGAAGAAGCGTTTTCATCAAATAGAGTTGTTTTTAAAGTATCCAAATGAGGTGCAGCAAGAGCTATTATTTAGTTTACTAGATATTGCTAAAGACACTGAGGTTGGTAAAAAGCACGAATTTGCTTCAATAAAAAACTATGCAACCTTTGCGGATCGTGTACCTATATCTACTTACGAGGATTTACAGGATAGTATTGAACGCTCAAGACAAGGTGTAAATAATATTTTTTGGCCAAAACCAATCAAGTGGTTTGCAAAATCTAGCGGAACAACTAGTGCTAAAAGTAAGTTTATTCCTGTTAGTTTTGACAGTCTAGAGGATTGTCATTATGCAGCAAGTAAAGACCTATTATGTATGTACCTTAATAATAATGAAGATTCGCAATTATTTACGGGTAAAAGCTTAAGGTTGGGAGGTAGTAAAGAACTGTACAAAGAAAACGGAACAGCATTTGGAGATTTAAGCGCTATTTTAATAGATAATATGCCTTTCTGGGCAGAGTTTAGTAGTACACCAAGTAGTAAGGTTAGTTTAATGAGTGATTGGGAAACCAAAATGGCTGCTATAGTTAATGAGACTATAAACGAGAATGTTACCAGTCTTGCAGGTGTACCAAGTTGGATGTTAGTTTTACTTAATAACGTATTGGATAAAACTGATAAAACAAGTTTATTTGACGTTTGGCCTAACCTAGAAGTGTATTTTCATGGAGGTGTAAGCTTTAATCCGTATATCGAGCAATATCGAAATATACTACCAAAAAAAGATTTTAAATATTACGAAATTTATAATGCATCGGAAGGGTTTTTTGCAATCCAAGATCAAAATTACTCTGGAGATTTATTGTTAATGTTAGACTATGGTATTTTTTACGAGTTTATCCCAATGGATACATTTGGGACTAAAGACCAAAAAGTAATACCATTAAGTGAGGTACAACTTAATAAAAACTATGCAGTTGTAATTACAACTAATGCTGGGCTTTGGCGTTATATGATAGGTGATACCGTAAGGTTTGTGTCTATCAGTCCATATCGTATAAAAGTGTCAGGACGCACAAAACACCATATTAATGTTTTTGGCGAAGAGTTGATTATTGAAAACGCTGAAGATGCTTTAAAAAAAGTATGTAAAAAGACTAAGTCAGAAATTGTAGATTACACAGCAGCTCCAATATTTATGGATGGTAAAGAAAAAGGTGCGCATGAGTGGTTAATCGAGTTTAAAACGCCTCCTAAGGATATTAATTATTTTAATGAGCTGTTTGATAATGCACTTAAAAGTCTAAACTCAGACTATGAAGCTAAACGTTATAATAATATGACATTAAATAAACCAAAAATACACATAGCTAGAGAGCAGTTGTTTTATGATTGGTTAAAGCAAAATAATAAGCTTGGAGGCCAACACAAAGTCCCAAGACTATCTAATACGCGTCAATATATGGACGAGCTAATACTTTTAAATACATAG
- a CDS encoding NifU family protein has product MSDFKVSIQETSNPTIIKFELNQFITKHQSFEFNNIDEAKDSPLAQQLFYLPFVKKVYISSNFIAIERYNIVEWNDVKTEVAEQIESYLNDGGIAVSETAVTKKVAVTVYTESTPNPSVLKFVSNKKLVTSSYEFTSIETAKPSPMATALFHFPFVKSVFFDENYVSITKYDIAEWNDISFELREFIKNYIEDAKEIVSPNAPEVVEKSVEKVEAHFETLDDTSKQIVNILEEYIKPAVASDGGNIQFESYDETTKTVKVILQGACSGCPSSTFTLKNGIENMLKEMLAGKVESVVALNG; this is encoded by the coding sequence ATGAGTGATTTTAAAGTTTCAATACAAGAAACCTCTAACCCTACCATAATTAAATTCGAATTAAACCAATTTATAACCAAGCACCAAAGCTTTGAATTTAACAACATTGACGAGGCTAAAGACTCACCTTTAGCACAACAATTATTTTATCTTCCTTTTGTAAAAAAAGTTTACATATCTAGCAATTTTATAGCTATTGAAAGATATAATATTGTAGAATGGAACGATGTTAAGACTGAAGTAGCAGAACAGATTGAATCCTACCTAAACGATGGTGGAATAGCTGTGTCAGAAACTGCTGTAACAAAAAAGGTTGCTGTAACCGTTTACACGGAAAGCACGCCAAACCCATCAGTACTAAAATTTGTTTCAAACAAAAAATTAGTTACCTCTTCTTATGAGTTTACCTCAATCGAAACAGCTAAGCCATCACCTATGGCTACAGCATTATTTCATTTTCCATTTGTTAAAAGCGTCTTTTTTGACGAAAACTATGTGTCAATCACAAAATATGATATCGCAGAATGGAATGACATTTCTTTTGAATTAAGAGAGTTTATAAAAAATTACATAGAGGATGCTAAAGAAATAGTATCACCTAATGCACCAGAAGTTGTTGAAAAATCTGTAGAAAAAGTAGAAGCACACTTTGAAACATTAGATGACACCTCTAAGCAAATTGTAAACATTCTAGAAGAATATATTAAGCCTGCTGTTGCAAGTGATGGAGGGAACATCCAATTTGAATCCTATGATGAAACTACTAAAACCGTAAAAGTAATTTTACAAGGTGCATGTAGTGGTTGTCCATCTTCAACATTTACATTAAAAAACGGAATTGAAAATATGCTTAAAGAGATGTTAGCAGGAAAAGTAGAATCTGTTGTAGCTCTAAATGGTTAA
- a CDS encoding DUF2797 domain-containing protein, whose protein sequence is MTYQGVLTKMQTEFSKPINYYMVFKNDFININQLLDKTLTFSFVKYECLNCHLDKPIYRQGFCKSCFFEIPQAADWIMKPELSQAHLDIEERDLAYEKQVQLQPHIVYLANSSSVKVGVTRKGQVPTRWIDQGAHEAIEIVEVPNRYLAGITEVALKDYVGDKTNWRTMLKNDIKDENLIEWRDKLKQYIPDEAKQYFIEDNQETNIEFPVLQYPTKPKSLNFTKTPHYTGVLKGIKGQYLIFEDNTVCNIRSNEGLVVNISIT, encoded by the coding sequence ATGACCTACCAAGGTGTGTTGACAAAAATGCAAACCGAGTTTTCTAAACCTATAAATTACTATATGGTTTTTAAAAATGACTTTATTAATATTAACCAATTATTAGACAAAACCTTAACGTTTAGTTTTGTAAAATACGAGTGTCTAAATTGCCATTTAGATAAGCCTATTTACCGTCAAGGTTTTTGCAAAAGTTGCTTTTTTGAGATTCCGCAAGCAGCAGATTGGATCATGAAACCCGAGTTAAGTCAAGCCCATTTGGATATTGAAGAGCGCGATTTAGCCTATGAAAAGCAAGTACAACTACAACCACACATTGTCTATTTGGCCAATTCTAGCAGTGTAAAAGTTGGTGTTACCAGAAAAGGTCAAGTCCCAACGCGTTGGATTGATCAAGGTGCACATGAAGCTATTGAGATTGTTGAAGTCCCTAACAGGTATCTAGCTGGAATTACAGAGGTTGCTTTGAAGGATTATGTTGGTGATAAAACTAATTGGCGTACCATGCTTAAAAATGATATTAAGGATGAAAATTTAATTGAATGGCGTGATAAGCTAAAACAGTATATTCCTGATGAAGCAAAACAATATTTTATTGAAGACAATCAGGAAACTAATATTGAATTTCCGGTATTACAATATCCAACAAAACCAAAGTCTTTAAATTTTACAAAGACACCACATTACACAGGTGTTTTAAAAGGTATCAAAGGACAATATTTAATTTTTGAAGATAATACCGTTTGTAATATTAGAAGTAATGAAGGTTTGGTTGTAAACATTAGTATTACTTAA
- a CDS encoding LytR/AlgR family response regulator transcription factor: MKLNAILVEDEAQSRAILKNYLTKYCPKVNIIGEAENINEALELIRTLDLDLVFLDVEMPYGNAFDLLDKVGDRDFETIFVTAYNNYAMDALNAHASYYLMKPIDIDELIKAVDYVSEIKLKEDALQDQVLIPKTNNVAGKITIPQQDGFEVLNTKDILYCKADDNYTEIYLNNNKKKVVSKTLKYFEDALTPSGFARVHKSYLINVSEVVKYVKGKGGSVILSNGQEIMVSASKKSDLLSYFK, translated from the coding sequence ATGAAACTAAACGCAATATTAGTAGAAGACGAAGCACAAAGTAGAGCCATATTAAAAAACTACTTAACTAAATACTGTCCAAAAGTTAATATAATTGGCGAGGCAGAAAACATAAACGAAGCCTTAGAGTTAATACGCACCTTAGATTTAGACCTAGTGTTTTTAGATGTAGAGATGCCATATGGTAACGCATTTGATTTATTAGACAAAGTTGGTGATCGTGATTTCGAAACCATTTTTGTAACCGCATATAACAATTACGCAATGGATGCCCTAAATGCACACGCATCTTATTATTTAATGAAACCAATAGATATTGACGAGCTCATTAAAGCAGTTGACTATGTATCCGAAATTAAGTTAAAAGAAGACGCATTACAAGACCAAGTATTAATACCTAAAACCAATAATGTAGCAGGTAAAATAACCATACCACAGCAAGACGGTTTTGAGGTGTTAAATACTAAAGATATTTTGTATTGTAAAGCAGATGATAATTATACTGAGATCTATTTAAACAACAATAAAAAGAAAGTAGTCAGTAAGACACTAAAATATTTTGAAGACGCTTTAACACCATCAGGATTTGCTCGTGTACACAAAAGCTACCTAATTAATGTAAGCGAAGTCGTTAAATACGTTAAAGGAAAAGGAGGAAGTGTTATACTTAGTAACGGACAAGAAATTATGGTGTCTGCTTCAAAAAAATCAGATTTATTATCTTACTTTAAATAA
- a CDS encoding dodecin family protein, with amino-acid sequence MAVLKVIEVLSNSDKSWEDATKKAVKHASKSVKNIRSVYVQDQSASVKDGEVVDFRVNLKITFEVN; translated from the coding sequence ATGGCAGTATTAAAAGTAATCGAAGTATTATCAAACTCTGATAAAAGTTGGGAAGATGCAACTAAAAAAGCTGTAAAGCATGCGTCTAAAAGCGTTAAAAACATTAGATCTGTTTATGTACAAGATCAAAGTGCTAGCGTTAAAGATGGTGAAGTTGTAGACTTTAGAGTTAATCTTAAAATTACATTTGAGGTTAATTAA